The region aaattattacagtcatctcattttaaaattattgacaattttactaaaaatattgaTGTTACGTCTCATGTTACCTTTTTGACTCCAACTTTTATAAATTAGGATTATACAAGAATTAGCTAAAATTATCATTAACAAAATTGtcaatacttttaaaataagtttattgtaataatatttttaattattaaattattgtattgtaattcttaaaatgttttaaagttACAGTATTATAATTGGATatgtatttatgaaaataattaagtgaaaatttaatatataaataataatttgaatgtgtaaatataaatataaatgtaaatagttaaattatatatatataaaggaaaattaattaattaagaaataattaattacttcaaataaatttaggtgaataagtttaaatcaacacgacatagttttaatgatgagtttatgaacaaaactaagttgtgtaaattgtcTATGCGCAGGTACGTCTAAAGAAGAGctagcagacgtctcacttcatcagACGCCCTAGTATGAAGAagcacgagcagacgtctcacttcatcaaACGCCCTTgtttgaagaagcgcgagcaaacgtctaacttcatcagacgccctggtctaaagaagtgcgcgagtagtCACCTTACTTCAGCAGCCGTCTTAAGAAGCGCGAGCAGTCGCCTTGCTTCAACATCTGAAGAAGTGCAAGAAAACGCTttgcttcagcagccgtctAAAGAAGTGTCACTCTATCTGATCTACTCATCAGCATATCGAACAGTAGTTTCGTCATTAGACGTCTGCCAAGTCAGCTTTATATGCCTAACTGCCAAGTACTAAAATATTACTTTAGCCCACGTTATACATTCCAGTACACCATGTTCTACCGAATATTCTCCAGTATAATCTGGTACACCAATATCCAATGGATATATTCTTATGTACGTTCCCGTACACCTGGCATACATCTAACGGAAAACTGACATGTATCTAAGAGAAAGATTTGACCGTTTCTACACTTTAATATAAAAGGTGATTAGAGTACAACGACAAATTTCTTGCTTTCCTAAACAATCACACGAATTAAGAGTTTCTAAAGTAACGTGTTTACTCTCACTCTAAGTTGATTCTGTAATTCAGGTACTATTTTACCAAAGTATATTTTCAATACTATAAGTAGAATAGGACTGTGtctgttcaacaaagtgttAACTATGAGTTTAGACACAAACAGTTGTTAAGTCCTGGGTTTGTGTAGTTGCTATACGaatcaaagccttctagtgaaaaaccttttggaaacagaagaaggggtgacgtatgagttttatctccgaacatctataaaactccttgtgttatttcatttatgcatcaaaCAGACATTTATAtaccgcttcaaatctagcaagcatttCCACATTTGAATCTGTTTAAGACCTTACGACAatttatgaagaatagaaacatattttcatcTCTAACATGATTATAATTGAATTGAAAGTTATATTGAGCACAACAATACTCAACTCCCCCTGTTATTGTTGTACCCAATcgtaacaagtggtatcagatcCAAGCATCTTTAGATATCAAAAGTATGTCTATCCAAAGCAAAATTCCTATGTTCTCGAAGGAAGACTATGATGACTGGAAGATAAGAATGCAAGTTCATTTGGCCGCtctagatgatgacatgtggtatgtcatcacctATGGTCCAATTAAACTAATGAAGGCCAGCACAGCCACAACCTCTGATGGTTCTCCTAAGATGAAGGAGAAACCAAGATCTGAGTGGACTACCGAAGAAAAGAGGAAAAACAACCTCGATAATATGGCCAAAGACATTCTTTATAAGGCGCTGGACAAGAATATGTTCAAcaagatcaagtcatgctcctCTGTTAAAGAAATTGGGGATAAGTTAACTCAAATCTATGAGTGAAAaggataaacaaaagaaaacaagctGATGGTTGCTACACAGAAGTTTGACAACGTAAAGATGCGTCTAGTAGAGACGATGACTGAATTTGATGAAAGATTCAGCAGCATTTTCATTAAGCTCTCAACTCTAGGGAAGACATATAGCAATTGTGAGgttattattaaagttttgCGAGCCTTGccagagaatgggacataaagatgATGGCGATGAGAGAGttcaaagatctcaacaaggtTGGGCTGCATGACCTGTTCGCCGATCTGGAAGCCTaagagtttgaaataaactcgAGGAATGAAGAAGAGACATCCTCATCCATCCCAATCAAGGCGTTAGTGACTTCTGAAGAGCCACCTGCAGATACAACTGCGTGCAAATCAACAGTGATGCCATGTGATAGGATCAACTTAATCAATAGAGGCGGGGGtaaggctattgatgaaggaaaaacggtttgatagaaatcttgttacggatttaaatcactttctattctatgcaaacccttgcaaacacttgaaacataatcaagcgcggaaatgtttacttaggtttgaagcttaggatcaagaatgagaagatgacagaaagaaacaacacatcaatttatttatggatgttcggagaaaattctcctacatcaccccttcttccaaccactagaaggattcactataatatactttgaatcaaatacagtttgcacgaatatctcactgttgaacagaacagactctgttcaacttacaatatgatgaagaatatcactcatctaaaaggatgctttgattctaactcactcttgattaacacacagtaaagcaagaaagcagctaacagAATGATCGATTAATTGTCTGGTTTGTTCACTCAACGTTCTCGTTGTTACTTCAAAATTATAGCTGGTTTTCAATTTCTctttcgtctgttgtccttgagattctttaagTAAGGAACAtgtactaacggtcgaatcttcataatgacacgtggtgagcttccattggaacgcctccatagtacacaacagactctgaacACAAGGATCGTGATCGTacacaactggtagtgcgccggatATTCTTCAAAGATGTACCTgaaaaacaagtagtgtgaaggatattcgcttacgtggcattggATGATTGGTTGCAGctagctgtcgtactgatcttcactagaaagtggagcaggggtagcgtacagctagagcacgtgggtaggcgggtgctagcttcaagcaactacttaagcatggaattagacgtatttcaattagacgacctcgtctaatgaaataagacgtccccgtctaataacaggatcTATTAGAtcacttggtctaatgggattagacttcaagtctaattacagttcacttcagactaatctgaaggagttagactgtacgtctaaccttcaatagttagactgcacgtctaactttcacataccattagactccacgtctaattacggttaccttcagactagtctgaaggagttagactgcacgtctaactttcactatccattagactacacgtctaactccacgagttagactacacgtctaattcaacttattagaccgcacgtctaactttaacaatccattagactacatgtctaactccatgagttagactgcacgtctaattcaactagttagcctgcacgtttaattcaactagttagactgcacgtctaattcaactagttagactgcacgtctaactcaactagttagattgcacgtctaacaccgcttagttagactacacgtctaacctcgctagttagactgcacgtctaacaccgcttagttagactacacgtctaacctcgctagttagactgcacgtctaacaccgcttagttagactgcacgtctaacaccgcttagttagactacacatctaaccttgttagttagactgtacgtctaactcaactagttagactgcacgtctaacaccgtttagttagactacatgtctaacctcgctagttagactgcacgtctaactctatgtatctcatgccaaatcggtctaataaacctcattaagaccacgtctaataaagtctgatttcgatacacctgtaCTAAAGACAAATAGACGCATAAatatccattcatcatcaaaattccaatagtcaaactgttttgacacttggtcaaaataatttgacccaacaccaTGCACCTCTTCGTCAAGAAGTTTGAcaaattaatgaagaagaatcactcaaactcaaactattcaaataataacaataataagatTGATTACAAGGCTAACTTGaagtgttttaattgtgataaacAAGGTCACTTCAAAGAAGAATGCAAAAAGCTAAAGAAAGATGAcaagaagaacaagaaggaTCAAAAGGCTCTCCTTGATGAGGAAAACAAAAGCAAGAGCATGTGGGATGATAGTGATTCAGATGATAGCTCTTCAAGTGATTGCAAGGATGAAAGAGTTAAGTGCTTCATCGATAACGACGATGAAGTATTTGACTTTTCCTTAGACGAGTTCACAAGAGATCACTTAACaattgcactcaatgacatggtcattgagtacaagaagttttcagactctttttatgaacttactttgaaaaacaaatctgacagCACCTCTTCATCTTAAAACACT is a window of Impatiens glandulifera unplaced genomic scaffold, dImpGla2.1, whole genome shotgun sequence DNA encoding:
- the LOC124918341 gene encoding uncharacterized protein LOC124918341, producing the protein MVATQKFDNVKMRLVETMTEFDERFSSIFIKLSTLGKTYSNCHFKEECKKLKKDDKKNKKDQKALLDEENKSKSMWDDSDSDDSSSSDCKDERVKCFIDNDDEPTSSWLKPKKRGSGKSGKQKLDRSSSQNSSSKVKGSTKSRKKSAKPKSFANRDNFLEDSVWCLDSGCSRNMTGDRRLLSDITKCSGPKITFEDKTKGKL